The following coding sequences lie in one Gammaproteobacteria bacterium genomic window:
- the rseP gene encoding RIP metalloprotease RseP, with translation MDVFTQILAFIITVLVLVSIHEAGHFVVAKLLGMKVLRFSVGFGKAIFKFHDKKGTEYVIAFIPLGGYVKLLDEREVAVPEAEKHLAFNRQPLWARTLVVLAGPMTNLLFAILAFWLMFMVGIESLRPVVGSVQPNSIAARAGLQPGDEIIKVDGTPTLTMQQVVMRVVERLGEKDSMDIEAISALTHLPVHYNLNLQNWVVNQLNPAPLTSLGIEPLRPEIPAIIGTIAPQSPAQVAGLLPKDKILTLNNQRIANWYDLVAMIHANPGKTVTVTYARNNKSESKRITIQKKSAGLRYVGSIGVKPPPISIPANMITLRKYPPFPALGVATNETWQFLVFNFVVLKKMIMGQVSLSSLGGPITIFQTADDAFRQGASVFLGFLALISVMLAFINVLPIPGLDGGHLLNFLIEFIIRRPLSLRFEMISVQVGIFLLIMLMVLATFNDILRLFGGSPPS, from the coding sequence ATGGATGTCTTCACCCAAATTCTCGCTTTTATCATCACAGTGCTGGTGCTGGTTTCCATCCATGAGGCGGGACATTTTGTAGTTGCAAAACTACTTGGAATGAAAGTCCTACGCTTTTCTGTCGGTTTCGGTAAAGCCATCTTTAAGTTCCACGATAAAAAAGGGACGGAATATGTCATTGCCTTCATTCCCTTGGGAGGCTATGTCAAATTATTAGATGAAAGAGAAGTCGCGGTTCCGGAGGCTGAAAAACATTTAGCGTTTAATCGTCAACCTCTATGGGCAAGGACGCTAGTAGTTCTAGCGGGTCCCATGACCAACCTGTTATTTGCCATTTTAGCCTTTTGGCTGATGTTTATGGTGGGCATTGAATCGCTTCGGCCTGTTGTGGGCAGCGTCCAGCCTAATTCAATTGCTGCGCGTGCGGGCCTGCAACCAGGCGATGAAATAATCAAAGTCGACGGAACACCTACTTTAACTATGCAGCAGGTGGTGATGCGCGTCGTGGAACGGCTTGGGGAAAAGGATTCAATGGATATTGAAGCAATTAGTGCGCTCACGCATTTACCCGTTCACTATAATTTGAACTTGCAAAACTGGGTGGTAAATCAGTTAAATCCAGCGCCCTTAACCAGCCTAGGAATCGAACCACTTCGCCCAGAAATTCCTGCAATAATTGGAACTATTGCCCCGCAAAGTCCAGCGCAGGTGGCGGGTTTGCTACCGAAAGATAAAATTTTAACCCTCAATAATCAGCGCATTGCAAATTGGTATGATTTGGTGGCGATGATTCATGCCAATCCAGGTAAAACAGTTACTGTGACTTATGCGCGGAATAATAAGAGCGAAAGTAAACGCATAACAATTCAGAAAAAAAGTGCAGGATTACGCTATGTGGGTTCGATCGGAGTCAAGCCGCCACCCATTAGTATTCCTGCCAATATGATTACCCTTAGGAAATATCCTCCGTTCCCTGCATTAGGTGTTGCCACCAATGAGACCTGGCAATTTCTAGTATTTAATTTTGTCGTACTTAAAAAAATGATTATGGGGCAGGTTTCTTTAAGTAGCTTGGGCGGTCCCATCACGATTTTCCAAACGGCTGACGACGCTTTTCGTCAAGGCGCGAGTGTGTTTCTGGGATTTTTAGCTCTAATTAGCGTTATGTTAGCCTTCATCAACGTCCTTCCGATCCCCGGATTAGATGGAGGGCATCTGCTTAATTTTTTAATCGAATTTATTATCAGACGCCCGCTATCGCTACGGTTTGAGATGATTAGCGTTCAGGTAGGCATATTTTTGCTTATTATGCTAATGGTATTAGCCACCTTTAACGATATCCTGAGGCTATTTGGCGGTAGTCCGCCTTCTTAG